From a single Apostichopus japonicus isolate 1M-3 chromosome 12, ASM3797524v1, whole genome shotgun sequence genomic region:
- the LOC139976852 gene encoding tyrosine-protein kinase STK-like isoform X1 — protein MCYPVSGNNLQQIIIGVFVLISGMLVACFFIYKHYFKNITRRERRFEGEIRLNDPVATHGVAELDVQTELVQVPKDENKHGSIIALHTCLKVGKKFEYWTGTFGDDESEVFVKTLSNGSTLADANEFRKLALSLKKLRRHHLFVDRLLVSVENVPSVYYEYISNGTLRDMLMSQYQEARKSHVLTNNKKQLPESMKSQVEVLLHLSCEVASAMVFLSSQKFCHPILSTRKVLLTETGHCKLYDVCPESMAVSIVNEKLDKEYPPIMWMSPRLYF, from the exons ATGTGTTATCCTGTTTCAGGAAATAATCTGCAGCAAATAATAATTGGAGTTTTTGTCCTTATATCGGGAATGCTAGTAGCATGTTTCTTTATCTACAAGCACT ATTTCAAAAACATAACTAGACGTGAGAGACGTTTCGAAGG GGAAATCAGATTAAATGATCCCGTAGCCACACACGGTG TTGCAGAGTTGGATGTTCAAACCGAACTTGTTCAAGTACCCAAGGATGAAAACAAACATGGATCAATCATCGCATTACACACCTGCTTAAAAGTAGGAAAGAAATTTGAATACTGGACTGGCACATTTGGAGATGACGAAAGCGAAGTCTTCGTTAAAACTCTCTCTA ATGGAAGCACCCTTGCAGATGCAAACGAATTCCGAAAACTAGCATTGAGCTTAAAGAAGTTGAGAAGACATCACCTTTTTGTGGATCGTCTCTTAGTGTCCGTGGAAAATG TTCCTTCGGTATACTATGAATACATATCTAATGGAACTCTGCGTGATATGTTGATGTCTCAATACCAAGAAGCCCGGAAGTCACATGTGTTGACGAATAATAAAAAGCAACTTCCAGAAAGTATGAAAAGTCAAGTTGAGGTATTGCTGCATTTATCATGCGAGGTTGCTTCTGCCATGGTTTTCCTATCTTCTCAGAAG TTTTGTCATCCTATTCTGTCAACGAGGAAAGTCCTCCTAACAGAGACTGGTCATTGCAAACTTTATGATGTTTGCCCCGAGAGCATGGCTGTATCCATCGTCAATGAGAAATTGGATAAG GAATACCCACCAATCATGTGGATGTCACCGAGGCTGTATTTTTGA
- the LOC139977904 gene encoding uncharacterized protein, which produces MMDIVEVVLSLAVFMSFGKANDLLCNEIEYATIGQNIAIDCHVENGSNVYWYSEKTMFDNPLVTLENGEKTAEGTYDISGTGTLLIKNVIKDQCGLYKIVSVKDVTYEEAFVRVELAINPQQECLVVSLCDSCYCSSDGKTNHNVSCSVLGARPQVNVSLITGNEDLFNVTVRHNTDTDTFDTIAHMEVSMDTCGSKLSVRCTVVGSNMFGIKDSSMDLNSAPCIQTTDTQTDSTAKDEEVPVFLDGFRLVIIVEVSAVIVIVTCMVVIVCLTVCKKGKKDVNICTCN; this is translated from the exons ATGATGGACATCGTGGAAGTTGTTTTGTCTCTAGCTGTATTCATGTCGTTTGGTAAAG CTAACGACCTCCTTTGCAACGAGATTGAGTATGCTACAATCGGCCAGAATATCGCCATTGATTGTCATGTGGAAAACGGTAGTAACGTATACTGGTACAGTGAGAAGACTATGTTTGACAATCCTCTGGTAACACTTGAAAACGGAGAAAAAACCGCGGAAGGTACTTATGATATTTCAGGAACAGGAACTTTGTTGATCAAAAACGTAATAAAAGATCAATGCGGTTTGTACAAGATCGTCAGTGTGAAAGATGTAACGTATGAAGAAGCTTTTGTTCGTGTAGAACTTGCAA TTAATCCTCAACAAGAATGTCTGGTGGTTTCCCTCTGTGATTCCTGCTACTGCAGCTCTGACGGTAAGACCAACCACAATGTTTCTTGCAGTGTCCTTGGTGCTCGTCCTCAAGTAAACGTCAGTTTAATCACTGGAAACGAAGACCTCTTCAATGTTACCGTCAGGCATAATACAGATACGGATACGTTTGACACTATTGCTCACATGGAGGTTTCTATGGATACTTGTGGTTCAAAACTGTCAGTGAGATGCACTGTCGTTGGAAGTAACATGTTTGGCATCAAAGATAGTTCAATGGATCTAAATTCAG CGCCTTGCATTCAAACCACCGACACACAAACTGACTCCACAGCGAAGGATGAAGAAGTACCTGTCTTTCTTGATGGTTTTAGATTAGTAATAATTGTTGAAGTCTCCGCCGTGATAGTGATAGTGACATGTATGGTTGTTATCGTTTGTCTTACTGTATGTAAAAAAGGTAAGAAAGACGTCAATATATGTACatgcaattaa
- the LOC139976852 gene encoding tyrosine-protein kinase STK-like isoform X2: MCYPVSGNNLQQIIIGVFVLISGMLVACFFIYKHYFKNITRRERRFEGEIRLNDPVATHGELDVQTELVQVPKDENKHGSIIALHTCLKVGKKFEYWTGTFGDDESEVFVKTLSNGSTLADANEFRKLALSLKKLRRHHLFVDRLLVSVENVPSVYYEYISNGTLRDMLMSQYQEARKSHVLTNNKKQLPESMKSQVEVLLHLSCEVASAMVFLSSQKFCHPILSTRKVLLTETGHCKLYDVCPESMAVSIVNEKLDKEYPPIMWMSPRLYF, from the exons ATGTGTTATCCTGTTTCAGGAAATAATCTGCAGCAAATAATAATTGGAGTTTTTGTCCTTATATCGGGAATGCTAGTAGCATGTTTCTTTATCTACAAGCACT ATTTCAAAAACATAACTAGACGTGAGAGACGTTTCGAAGG GGAAATCAGATTAAATGATCCCGTAGCCACACACGGTG AGTTGGATGTTCAAACCGAACTTGTTCAAGTACCCAAGGATGAAAACAAACATGGATCAATCATCGCATTACACACCTGCTTAAAAGTAGGAAAGAAATTTGAATACTGGACTGGCACATTTGGAGATGACGAAAGCGAAGTCTTCGTTAAAACTCTCTCTA ATGGAAGCACCCTTGCAGATGCAAACGAATTCCGAAAACTAGCATTGAGCTTAAAGAAGTTGAGAAGACATCACCTTTTTGTGGATCGTCTCTTAGTGTCCGTGGAAAATG TTCCTTCGGTATACTATGAATACATATCTAATGGAACTCTGCGTGATATGTTGATGTCTCAATACCAAGAAGCCCGGAAGTCACATGTGTTGACGAATAATAAAAAGCAACTTCCAGAAAGTATGAAAAGTCAAGTTGAGGTATTGCTGCATTTATCATGCGAGGTTGCTTCTGCCATGGTTTTCCTATCTTCTCAGAAG TTTTGTCATCCTATTCTGTCAACGAGGAAAGTCCTCCTAACAGAGACTGGTCATTGCAAACTTTATGATGTTTGCCCCGAGAGCATGGCTGTATCCATCGTCAATGAGAAATTGGATAAG GAATACCCACCAATCATGTGGATGTCACCGAGGCTGTATTTTTGA